The following proteins come from a genomic window of Athalia rosae chromosome 1, iyAthRosa1.1, whole genome shotgun sequence:
- the LOC105691407 gene encoding uncharacterized protein LOC105691407 — protein MSRMQGSVHRKGRRGSAFVVPELLLLSLLLAVGLPLANGLCEFPSSWSGHWFQTGKPEPIFVNASVLNNRTCHENKNDMYIVREPADNCYRCMIINERHENVIQFREESWCDQLSSLDEMCNSISSDESLISMFRLDAKPIACPFTGPPFTFSYSRGYEECTTPPSHAESCTDESKLLLKYQACPDISGTESNIEELQCMATWKDGRNKYYLVGTVKNVKRSIAASNEDTFRCFLYEKTSHHSGHVVYELAQSEDATCNGLTSVPEGSRTIKLTKADKEHNRCKYPSWVTQHHDWHSLDGSKTYHFTTRNATLKVTAEDNTDDSFHEEKIVCHNLEKLYPNDNMLGHTVKLVAHVTSGCDSGYVCMIFHKRDGHIIELQQSDTKAIMPGEACEYSDPSRMPYTTLITSTLHQRKCPHAGRYTIVDFMLSDMPRRQRRSMKPLRTAEKRTWQDDGEDDDCRNGAVEIGCSSTGQNEMTIDNSCDREEDAYSCHGSWEENGTWYTIASQRSSKLTAGLGRAYCFSMRMTDVLSKVPGRGGGSSGDHREQELRLSSRSLTCQRELADQWTYRLASQGVCEDLTKAASSTASSSSLSRVSLVLSAGAAVLCTLLSR, from the exons GATTATGCGAATTCCCGTCCAGTTGGAGCGGTCACTGGTTTCAAACTGGAAAACCGGAACCAATTTTCGTGAATGCTTCGGTACTGAACAACCGAACATgtcacgaaaataaaaatgacatgtACATCGTTCGCGAACC AGCTGATAACTGCTATCGCTGTATGATCATCAACGAACGTCATGAAAATGTCATCCAGTTCAGAGAAG AATCTTGGTGCGATCAGCTGTCATCTCTCGATGAAATGTGTAACTCGATTTCGTCGGACGAGAGTTTAATTTCCATGTTTCGATTAGACGCGAAACCAATTGCTTGTCCATTTACGGGACCACCTTTCACCTTCAGCTACAGTCGAGGATATGAGGAATGTACGACTCCTCCTAGCCACGCGGAAAGTTGCACCGACGAGAGCAAACTTCTTCTCAAGTATCAGGCATGCCCGGACATTTCGGGGACGGAAAGTAACA TTGAAGAATTACAATGCATGGCAACCTGGAAGGATGGTAGAAATAAGTATTATTTAGTCGGGACGGTAAAAAACGTCAAGCGAAGCATCGCCGCATCTAACGAGGATACTTTCAG ATGTTTCCTTTACGAGAAAACCTCACATCATTCGGGACACGTAGTTTACGAACTCGCTCAATCTGAAGATGCTACTTGTAACGGATTAACGTCCGTACCTGAAGGGTCGCGAACAATAAAATTAACTAAAG CGGACAAGGAACATAATCGGTGCAAATATCCATCGTGGGTGACTCAACATCACGACTGGCATTCGTTAGATGGATCTAAAACTTACCACTTTACCACAAGAAATGCCACATTAAAAGTTACGGCGGAGGATAACACCGATGACAGTTttcatgaagaaaaaattgtctgTCATAATTTGGAGAAACTATATCCAAACGACAACATGTTAGGACATACCGTCAAGCTGGTTGCTCACGTTACCAGTGGATG CGACAGCGGATACGTTTGTATGATTTTCCACAAAAGAGACGGTCATATTATCGAACTTCAGCAATCTG ACACTAAGGCCATCATGCCAGGAGAAGCATGCGAATATTCAGACCCGTCGAGAATGCCTTACACAACTTTAATAA CTTCAACACTTCATCAAAGAAAATGTCCACACGCGGGTAGATACACTATCGTTGATTTCATGTTATCTGACATGCCACGACGACAGAGACGATCCATGAAACCGCTACGCACAGCCGAAAAACGAACCTGGCAAGACGACGGAGAGGACGATGATTGTAGAAATGGTGCTGTTGAAATAGGTTGCAGCTCGACTGGCCAAAATGAAATGACAATTGATAATTCCTGCGATAGAGAAGAAGATG CATATTCATGCCATGGTAGCTGGGAAGAAAATGGTACATGGTATACAATTGCGTCGCAAAGGAGCAGTAAACTAACCGCTGGTCTAGGCCGAGCGTATTGTTTTTCCATGCGTATGACCGATGTGCTATCAAAAGTACCAGGACGTGGAGGAGGTAGCAGTGGAGATCATCGGGAACAGGAGCTTCGGCTCTCGTCACGCTCTCTCACTTGTCAAAGAGAACTAGCTGATCAATGGACGTACCGTTTGGCCAGTCAAG GTGTCTGCGAAGATTTGACTAAAGCGGCATCCAGCACCGCCTCTTCATCATCTCTGTCGAGAGTCTCGTTGGTTTTGTCGGCTGGAGCAGCTGTACTTTGTACTTTACTTTCGAGGTGA